The Urbifossiella limnaea nucleotide sequence GATGTCAGGACGACCGACGGCGGCCCAGGTGCGGGCCTGGGCGGACGAGGTGACGGCGGTCGGCGACCGGATCGGCCGGCACTTCGCCCGGTCCGAGCCCCGCGCCCGGGCCGTCGGGTACATCCGCGGGCTGCTGGGCGACGCCGACCGGAAGAACGGGTGGCAACTCGCCGAGGCGCTCGGCGACCCGACCCCGGACGGGGTCCAGCACCTGCTCGCCCGGGCCGACTGGGACGCCGACGCCGTCCGCGACGACCTCATGGGGTACGTCCACGAGCACCTCGGCGACCCGGCCGCGGTTCTGGTCGTGGACGAGACCGGGTTCCTGAAGAAGGGGACCAAGTCGTGCGGGGTGGCCCGCCAGTACACCGGCACCGCCGGGCGGATCGAGAACGCCCAGGTCGGGGTCTTCCTGGCGTACGCGGGGCCGAAGGGGCACGCCCTGATCGACCGGGCGTTGTACCTGCCGAAGGAGTGGACGGACGACCGGCCGCGGTGTGACGCGGCCGGGGTGCCGGCGGCCGTCGGGTTCGCCACCAAGCCGCGGCTGGCCGAGCGGATGCTGGCGCGGGCGTGGGCGCGGGGGGTGACGGCCGGGTGGGTGACGGGGGACACGGTGTACGGGC carries:
- a CDS encoding IS701 family transposase, which produces MSGRPTAAQVRAWADEVTAVGDRIGRHFARSEPRARAVGYIRGLLGDADRKNGWQLAEALGDPTPDGVQHLLARADWDADAVRDDLMGYVHEHLGDPAAVLVVDETGFLKKGTKSCGVARQYTGTAGRIENAQVGVFLAYAGPKGHALIDRALYLPKEWTDDRPRCDAAGVPAAVGFATKPRLAERMLARAWARGVTAGWVTGDTVYGHDGAFRRFLEGHRQAYLLAVPANQPLFDGEQRSTVKAVAEGFPVAAWERASAGDGSKGPREYDWAVRAFGPVDERGWQLWLVVRRHRDRPDERAYYFARGPAATAPAELVRVAGSRWRVEECLELAKGDCGLDEYEVRSWVGWHRHVTLSLLALAVVAAIRVAAGPSGRPKKGARGWSG